The following are encoded in a window of Rhodomicrobium lacus genomic DNA:
- a CDS encoding efflux RND transporter periplasmic adaptor subunit: MNVIERPPEAGDIRAVLGVRRRRRSFRWLWLLLAALALGGGYYAYAHRNGTSGPLYVTEPAAKGDLTVTVTATGTVYPTNQVDVSSELSGIIRKVLVDHNDTVKAGQVVAELDTVTLNAMVERSKAALAAARARVIQAEATALERSKNFDRQKALNASRYTSDTTLDFARADLGRAAATVDSAKADVRVAEAELKQNETALSKTKLYSPVDGVVLKRSVEPGQTVAASFQPPVLFVIAENLKRVELRVDIDEADVGKVRVGQKATFTVEAYPGRRFPARIEQVRFASDTTNHVVTYKAILRADNPDLVLRPGMTATADIVVDEAKDAVLIPNAALRFAPPPPPRKERGGFSLFKMPRMQPSTPVTDTSTNERRVHVLKDGKPVALRIRVGPSDKSVTQVKAGLEAGEAVITDLEDGTN; encoded by the coding sequence ATGAACGTTATCGAAAGACCGCCGGAAGCCGGTGATATCCGCGCCGTTCTCGGCGTCCGGAGAAGGCGGCGTTCTTTCCGGTGGCTCTGGCTGCTGCTTGCAGCCCTCGCCTTGGGCGGCGGTTATTACGCCTATGCGCACAGGAACGGGACGAGCGGCCCCCTCTATGTCACGGAACCCGCCGCAAAGGGCGATCTCACCGTGACCGTCACCGCCACCGGTACCGTGTATCCCACCAATCAGGTGGATGTTTCCAGCGAGCTTTCCGGCATCATCCGCAAGGTGCTCGTCGATCACAACGACACGGTGAAAGCCGGGCAGGTCGTGGCGGAACTCGATACGGTTACGCTGAATGCGATGGTCGAGCGCAGCAAGGCGGCGCTCGCCGCCGCGAGGGCGCGCGTCATTCAGGCCGAGGCGACCGCGCTCGAACGCTCGAAAAACTTCGACCGGCAGAAGGCGCTGAACGCGTCGCGCTACACCTCCGACACCACGCTCGACTTCGCCCGCGCCGATCTTGGCCGCGCCGCCGCGACCGTCGACAGCGCGAAGGCCGACGTTCGTGTCGCGGAAGCCGAACTGAAGCAGAACGAAACAGCGCTTTCCAAGACCAAGCTTTATTCGCCCGTCGACGGCGTCGTGCTGAAGCGCAGCGTGGAGCCGGGACAGACCGTGGCGGCGAGCTTCCAGCCGCCCGTGCTTTTCGTCATCGCGGAAAATCTGAAGCGCGTGGAATTGCGCGTGGATATCGACGAGGCCGATGTCGGCAAGGTGCGCGTCGGCCAGAAGGCGACATTCACGGTGGAAGCCTATCCGGGGCGGCGCTTTCCGGCGCGGATCGAACAGGTTCGCTTCGCATCGGACACGACCAATCACGTCGTCACCTACAAGGCGATCCTGCGCGCGGATAATCCCGACCTGGTGCTCAGGCCCGGCATGACGGCCACGGCGGATATCGTCGTGGACGAGGCGAAAGACGCGGTCCTCATACCGAATGCGGCGCTGCGGTTCGCCCCGCCTCCGCCGCCGAGGAAGGAACGCGGCGGCTTCTCGCTGTTCAAGATGCCCCGCATGCAGCCGTCGACGCCTGTAACCGATACGAGCACGAACGAACGACGCGTCCATGTGCTGAAGGATGGCAAGCCGGTCGCGCTCCGGATCCGGGTCGGGCCGAGCGACAAGTCCGTGACGCAGGTCAAGGCAGGGCTCGAAGCGGGCGAGGCCGTCATCACCGATCTTGAGGACGGCACGAACTAG
- a CDS encoding ABC transporter ATP-binding protein — protein MPGELVLPIPAARPWHLAPAGPAKEGTVETVAEFRQVSKIYGSGEAAVRALDRMDLSIARGEFVAIMGPSGSGKSTAMNILACLDTPTSGEYLFKGIDVGALDRVQRALLRRHYLGFVFQGFNLLARTSAIENVEMPLIYRGMRRSERRERARSALALVGLSGREKHTPAELSGGQQQRVAIARALVSEPSVLLADEPTGNLDSARSREIMDLLTALNRDAGLTVILVTHEPEMAVYASRILHVEDGRVSRIEERATAR, from the coding sequence ATGCCCGGCGAGCTTGTTCTACCCATACCGGCGGCGCGGCCCTGGCACCTCGCACCGGCCGGCCCCGCAAAAGAGGGCACGGTGGAAACTGTGGCCGAGTTCAGGCAGGTGTCCAAGATCTATGGCAGCGGCGAGGCGGCGGTGCGCGCGCTCGACCGGATGGACCTTTCCATCGCGCGCGGCGAGTTTGTCGCGATCATGGGGCCGTCTGGCTCGGGCAAGTCCACCGCGATGAACATTCTCGCCTGCCTCGATACGCCGACGAGCGGCGAATATCTGTTCAAGGGCATCGATGTCGGGGCACTCGACCGAGTGCAGCGCGCATTGCTTCGCCGCCATTATCTCGGCTTCGTCTTCCAGGGCTTCAACCTTCTGGCGCGCACGAGCGCCATCGAAAACGTGGAAATGCCGCTCATCTATCGCGGGATGCGCCGTTCCGAGCGGCGCGAGCGCGCGCGGTCGGCGCTTGCGCTCGTCGGCCTTTCCGGGCGGGAGAAGCATACGCCCGCCGAGCTTTCCGGTGGGCAGCAGCAACGCGTCGCCATAGCCCGCGCGCTCGTCTCCGAACCGTCGGTTCTGCTTGCCGACGAACCGACCGGCAATCTCGACAGCGCGCGCAGTCGCGAAATCATGGACCTTCTGACCGCGCTCAACCGCGATGCCGGCTTGACGGTCATCCTTGTCACGCACGAGCCGGAGATGGCGGTTTACGCATCGCGCATCCTTCATGTGGAGGACGGGCGCGTGAGCCGCATCGAGGAAAGGGCGACCGCGCGGTGA
- a CDS encoding ABC transporter permease: MIWETIKLALQAIRRNLMRSFLTTLGVVIGVAAVITMVTLGQGSTHKITQDIAKLGTNLLVLRPGQAVGPGGVQDVARQLEIADADAIRREIAGTRAVAPAATRAATAIANGKNWSTNVTGAETTYLTAREWPVAEGRAFNDGELRAGRSVCLIGKTIQREVFGGGDVIGQSMRVGKISCEIVGVLAEKGESAFGQDQDDLVVIPLRTFHRRVAGNTDVGYIYIAVDSQHSTAKTLKAVELLMRERRRIGAGDQDDFFVRDMKEITATLTGTYMVLTGLLSAVAAISLLVGGIGIMNIMLVSVTERTREIGTRLAIGALAGQVLTQFLIEAVVLSLFGGLIGVGLGLGLSWLLASAIKVPMTIDLSVIALAFGFSAAVGVIFGYFPARKAARLDPIEALRHE; the protein is encoded by the coding sequence GTGATCTGGGAAACGATCAAGCTCGCGTTGCAGGCGATCCGGCGCAATCTGATGCGCTCGTTCCTGACGACGCTCGGCGTGGTGATCGGCGTCGCGGCGGTCATCACCATGGTGACGCTCGGTCAGGGCTCGACGCACAAGATCACGCAGGACATCGCCAAGCTCGGCACGAACCTGCTGGTGCTGCGCCCGGGTCAGGCGGTCGGGCCAGGCGGCGTGCAGGACGTGGCGCGTCAGCTCGAAATAGCCGATGCGGACGCGATCCGCCGCGAGATTGCGGGCACCCGCGCCGTCGCTCCCGCCGCGACGCGGGCCGCGACCGCGATCGCCAACGGCAAGAACTGGAGTACGAACGTCACCGGCGCGGAGACGACCTACCTCACCGCCCGCGAATGGCCCGTCGCCGAAGGCCGCGCCTTCAACGACGGTGAACTGCGCGCGGGCCGCTCCGTCTGCCTCATCGGCAAGACCATACAGCGCGAGGTGTTCGGCGGAGGCGACGTCATCGGCCAGTCGATGCGCGTCGGCAAGATAAGCTGCGAGATCGTCGGCGTTCTCGCCGAAAAGGGCGAATCCGCCTTCGGACAGGATCAAGACGACCTCGTCGTGATCCCGCTTCGGACATTCCACCGCCGCGTCGCTGGCAATACGGATGTGGGCTATATCTACATCGCGGTAGACAGCCAGCACTCGACCGCCAAGACCCTCAAGGCCGTGGAGCTTCTCATGCGCGAGCGTCGCCGCATCGGGGCCGGCGATCAGGACGATTTCTTCGTGCGTGACATGAAAGAAATCACCGCCACGCTCACGGGCACCTACATGGTGTTGACCGGGCTTCTATCCGCCGTCGCCGCGATCAGCCTCCTTGTCGGCGGCATCGGCATCATGAACATCATGCTCGTGTCGGTGACGGAGCGCACGCGCGAGATCGGCACCCGGCTTGCCATCGGAGCGCTCGCCGGGCAGGTGCTGACGCAGTTCCTCATCGAGGCCGTGGTGTTGTCGCTGTTCGGCGGCCTGATCGGCGTCGGGCTCGGGCTCGGTCTGTCGTGGCTGCTCGCGAGCGCGATCAAGGTGCCGATGACCATCGACCTTTCCGTGATCGCTCTGGCATTCGGCTTTTCGGCTGCGGTGGGGGTGATTTTCGGCTATTTTCCGGCACGCAAGGCGGCGCGGCTCGATCCCATCGAAGCCCTTCGCCACGAGTAG
- a CDS encoding MBL fold metallo-hydrolase — MTLRFTILGCGSSTGVPRVGNDWGACNPANPKNRRRRSSLLVERIGENGRTVALIDTSPDMRVQLLDADVKQLDGVVYTHDHADHTHGIDDLRMLSYLQRRRIDLWGDARTIALLRQRFDYCFETPSGSSYPAIVEGHVIENHAPVTIDGPGGPIVFQPFRQIHGDIDSLGFRVGGLAYSCDLNDLPPESRPILRDLDVWILNTLRYTPHPSHLTLEKALTFIAEMKPRRALLTHLHIDLDYDDLASRLPAHVEPSVDGMVLELES, encoded by the coding sequence ATGACGCTTCGCTTCACCATCCTCGGATGCGGCTCGTCAACCGGCGTGCCGCGCGTCGGCAATGACTGGGGTGCGTGCAATCCGGCGAACCCCAAGAACCGGCGGCGGCGCAGTTCCCTTCTCGTGGAGCGCATCGGCGAGAACGGACGCACCGTCGCGCTGATAGACACGTCGCCCGACATGCGCGTGCAGCTTCTCGATGCAGACGTGAAGCAACTCGATGGCGTCGTCTACACGCACGATCACGCCGACCATACGCATGGCATCGACGATCTGCGCATGCTGTCCTATCTCCAGCGCCGCCGCATCGACCTTTGGGGCGACGCGCGCACGATAGCCCTCTTGCGCCAGCGCTTCGACTACTGCTTCGAGACACCGTCCGGTTCGAGCTACCCCGCCATAGTCGAAGGTCACGTGATAGAAAATCATGCTCCGGTCACAATCGACGGTCCCGGCGGCCCGATCGTCTTTCAACCTTTCCGTCAGATTCACGGCGACATCGACTCGCTCGGCTTTCGCGTCGGCGGCCTCGCCTATTCCTGCGACCTGAACGACCTGCCGCCCGAGTCGCGGCCCATCCTTCGCGATCTCGACGTGTGGATCCTCAACACGCTGCGCTACACGCCTCATCCCAGCCATCTCACACTGGAAAAGGCGCTGACGTTCATCGCCGAGATGAAGCCCAGGCGCGCGCTGCTGACGCATCTGCACATCGACCTTGACTACGACGATCTCGCCTCGCGGCTTCCCGCCCATGTCGAGCCTTCGGTCGACGGCATGGTGCTGGAACTGGAGAGCTGA
- a CDS encoding TatD family hydrolase, which yields MLVDSHCHLDFPEFEPQRDEVVARAREAGVGHMVTISTRVRKFPSSVLPIAERYPEVTCSVGTHPHYASEERNIPLPDIVAFTRHPRVVAVGEAGLDYFYDKSAREDQQTVFRKHIAAARQTGLPLVIHTRDAEEDTAVILTEEMAKGPFKALLHCYTSNRSLAEAALELGLYISFSGILTFPKSGELRELAATVPLERLLVETDSPYLAPPPYRGKTNEPAFVRFTARVLAEAKGVSEAELAAATTDNFFRLFAKAKAAAGGGAS from the coding sequence ATGCTTGTCGATAGTCATTGCCATCTCGACTTTCCGGAATTCGAACCTCAGCGGGATGAGGTTGTCGCGCGCGCCAGGGAGGCGGGCGTCGGCCATATGGTCACCATCTCGACGCGCGTGCGGAAATTTCCGTCCTCCGTCCTGCCGATTGCCGAGCGCTATCCCGAAGTGACGTGCTCAGTGGGCACGCATCCCCATTACGCCAGCGAGGAACGCAACATCCCGCTGCCCGACATCGTGGCGTTTACGCGCCATCCGCGTGTTGTCGCCGTCGGCGAGGCGGGCCTCGATTATTTTTACGACAAGAGCGCGCGCGAGGATCAGCAAACCGTCTTCCGCAAGCACATCGCGGCGGCGCGGCAGACGGGTCTGCCGCTCGTAATCCACACCCGCGACGCTGAGGAAGACACGGCTGTGATCCTCACCGAAGAAATGGCGAAGGGGCCGTTCAAGGCGCTGCTGCACTGCTACACGAGCAACCGCTCGCTCGCGGAAGCAGCGCTGGAACTTGGCCTCTACATCTCGTTCTCGGGCATCCTCACTTTCCCGAAATCCGGCGAATTGAGGGAGCTGGCGGCGACGGTGCCGCTCGAACGCCTGCTTGTCGAAACGGACTCACCCTACCTCGCCCCGCCGCCCTATCGCGGCAAGACGAATGAGCCGGCCTTCGTGAGGTTCACGGCCAGGGTGCTGGCGGAAGCCAAGGGCGTGAGCGAAGCGGAGCTTGCGGCGGCGACCACCGACAATTTTTTCCGGCTTTTCGCGAAAGCAAAAGCCGCGGCGGGAGGTGGCGCATCATGA
- the metG gene encoding methionine--tRNA ligase — translation MTEQQKPHYTITTAISYPNGEPHIGHAYEAVATDAMARFKRLDGHPVFFLTGVDEHGLKMKQTAAKEGITPTELADRNTPKFEEMLALLDVSHDDFIRTTEPRHYEAVAEIWRRMEKAGDIYLSGYQGWYSVRDEAFYAESETVLGGNGVRLGPQGTPVEWTEEQTYFFRLSKYEKKLLKFYEENPGFIMPPERRNEVVSFVKGGLQDLSISRTTLDWGIPVPDAPGHIIYVWVDALTNYITGAGFPKIRSKTWKERWPAQVHVIGKDITRFHAVYWPAFLMSAKLPLPERVFGHGFLYNRGEKMSKSVGNVVAPKDLVDTYGVDQVRYYFLREVPFGQDGNITHEQMVNRINADLANDLGNLAQRSLSMIAKNCAGAIPEPSEPAADDEPILAASAALLDANREFIDQQAPHKALDAIWKVVAETNKYFAVQEPWALKKTNPARMGTVLWTTAEIVRRVAILAQPYIPASSAKLLDQLGVAAEDRSFDALAHPLKAGTKIATPQGVFPRYVEEEAAKAAAAS, via the coding sequence ATGACAGAACAACAAAAACCGCATTACACGATAACCACTGCCATTTCCTATCCGAACGGCGAGCCCCACATCGGCCACGCCTATGAGGCGGTGGCGACGGACGCGATGGCGCGCTTCAAGCGGCTCGACGGGCACCCGGTGTTCTTCCTCACCGGCGTGGACGAGCATGGTCTCAAGATGAAGCAGACGGCGGCGAAGGAAGGCATCACGCCGACCGAGCTTGCCGACCGCAACACGCCGAAATTCGAGGAGATGCTCGCCCTGCTCGACGTCTCCCACGACGATTTCATCCGCACGACCGAGCCGCGCCATTACGAGGCGGTGGCCGAGATCTGGCGTCGCATGGAGAAGGCGGGCGATATCTATCTTTCCGGCTATCAGGGCTGGTACTCGGTGCGCGACGAGGCGTTCTATGCCGAGAGCGAGACGGTGCTCGGCGGAAACGGCGTCCGCCTCGGGCCGCAGGGCACCCCCGTCGAATGGACCGAGGAGCAGACCTATTTCTTCCGGCTGTCGAAGTACGAGAAGAAGCTGCTGAAGTTCTACGAGGAAAACCCCGGCTTCATCATGCCGCCGGAGCGCCGCAACGAGGTGGTCAGCTTCGTCAAGGGCGGTCTGCAAGATCTGTCGATTTCGCGCACGACGCTCGACTGGGGCATCCCGGTGCCGGACGCGCCGGGCCACATCATCTACGTCTGGGTGGACGCGCTCACGAACTACATTACCGGCGCGGGCTTTCCGAAAATCCGCTCGAAGACGTGGAAGGAGCGCTGGCCCGCGCAGGTGCACGTCATCGGCAAGGACATCACGCGCTTTCACGCGGTCTACTGGCCCGCGTTCCTGATGTCTGCGAAACTGCCTTTGCCCGAGCGCGTTTTCGGCCACGGCTTCCTGTACAATCGCGGGGAGAAGATGTCGAAGTCGGTCGGCAACGTCGTCGCGCCGAAGGATCTGGTCGACACTTACGGCGTGGATCAGGTGCGCTATTACTTCCTGCGCGAAGTGCCGTTCGGCCAGGACGGCAACATCACGCACGAGCAGATGGTAAACCGCATCAACGCCGACCTCGCGAACGACCTCGGCAATCTCGCGCAGCGCTCGCTGTCGATGATCGCGAAGAATTGCGCGGGCGCCATCCCGGAACCGAGCGAACCTGCGGCCGACGATGAGCCGATCCTTGCCGCGTCCGCCGCTCTCCTCGATGCAAACCGCGAGTTCATCGACCAGCAGGCGCCACACAAGGCGCTGGACGCAATCTGGAAAGTGGTCGCCGAAACGAACAAATATTTCGCCGTGCAGGAACCGTGGGCGTTGAAGAAAACGAACCCCGCGCGCATGGGCACCGTGCTTTGGACGACGGCGGAAATCGTGCGGCGTGTTGCTATCCTCGCGCAACCCTATATTCCGGCATCATCGGCGAAGCTTCTCGACCAGCTCGGCGTCGCGGCCGAAGATCGCAGCTTCGACGCGCTCGCGCATCCGCTGAAGGCTGGGACGAAAATCGCCACTCCACAAGGCGTCTTCCCGCGCTATGTTGAGGAAGAAGCGGCGAAGGCCGCAGCCGCAAGCTGA
- a CDS encoding DNA polymerase III subunit delta' has translation MARRKGSENEAEAAGDPLHPRLADDLFGHEEAEAMFLRSYNAGALHHAWLVTGERGIGKATFAWRAARFLLSRHGENATANLAPATTLDAPSTHPAARQIAAGAHSSLFALEVSGASTIGVDEVRKLRAFLGLTSPGGWRAMIVDPANDLTIASANALLKAVEEPPPRTVFFLVSHGAAAVLPTIRSRCIKLTLHPLHAEPFANAVEAACARARLDIPEAEQMQRLHALSSGSVGRALDLIGGGLLTLADKLERVIDRLPRLDHAAVHDLIQSASGAKNADKFERLCDLIEERIEARAKSAAQGGRGNTTQAALWAVAWQGFRERRIETDVLNLDKGAFLLAAFSDMERIARKA, from the coding sequence ATGGCAAGGCGCAAGGGGAGCGAAAACGAAGCCGAAGCGGCGGGCGATCCGCTGCACCCGCGGCTTGCCGACGATCTCTTCGGCCACGAAGAAGCGGAAGCGATGTTTCTGCGCTCATACAACGCGGGCGCTCTGCATCATGCGTGGCTCGTCACAGGTGAGCGCGGCATCGGCAAGGCGACCTTCGCCTGGCGCGCCGCGCGGTTCCTTCTGAGCCGTCACGGCGAGAACGCAACGGCGAACCTCGCCCCCGCAACCACCCTCGACGCGCCATCGACCCATCCGGCCGCGCGCCAGATCGCGGCGGGCGCCCATTCCTCGCTGTTCGCGCTGGAGGTTTCCGGCGCTTCCACCATCGGCGTGGACGAGGTGCGAAAGTTGCGCGCGTTCCTCGGCCTCACCAGTCCCGGCGGCTGGCGCGCCATGATCGTCGATCCGGCGAACGACCTCACCATCGCCTCGGCGAACGCGCTCCTGAAGGCGGTCGAGGAGCCGCCGCCCCGCACGGTGTTCTTCCTCGTCAGCCACGGCGCCGCCGCCGTGTTGCCGACCATCCGCTCGCGCTGCATCAAGCTCACGCTGCATCCGCTCCACGCGGAGCCGTTCGCGAACGCGGTCGAGGCAGCCTGCGCCCGTGCCCGCCTGGACATCCCCGAAGCCGAGCAGATGCAGCGGCTTCACGCGCTTTCGAGCGGTTCGGTGGGGCGCGCGCTCGACCTCATCGGCGGCGGCCTCCTCACGCTGGCGGACAAGCTTGAGCGCGTGATCGACAGACTTCCCCGGCTCGACCACGCCGCCGTCCACGATCTCATCCAGTCGGCGAGCGGCGCAAAGAACGCCGACAAGTTCGAGAGGCTTTGCGACCTGATCGAGGAGCGCATCGAGGCGCGCGCGAAAAGCGCGGCGCAAGGCGGAAGGGGCAATACAACGCAAGCCGCGCTGTGGGCCGTCGCGTGGCAGGGCTTCCGCGAGCGTCGAATCGAGACCGACGTGCTCAATCTCGATAAAGGAGCCTTTCTGTTGGCTGCATTTTCCGATATGGAACGTATTGCCAGAAAGGCGTGA
- the gloB gene encoding hydroxyacylglutathione hydrolase gives MSHLEVRLFPCLSDNYGVLIHDPVTGVTASIDAPDDDAVRRELESAGWTLTHILVTHHHWDHIQGLQALKRGTNCIVYAPAREAAEIPVLDVEVHQDDCVPFGRFEVEVIETPGHTPGHVAYFIPDAIQAEIAGQKSGLAFVGDTLFSVGCGRVNDGRYSDMWHSLEKLMRLPERTLLYVGHEYTQSNIKFALSVEPENIALHKRKEEVDRLRADGKPTLPVTLAKELETNPFLRPFSPEIRKSLGIGPDVSDESVFEELRRRKDRF, from the coding sequence ATGTCCCATCTAGAAGTTCGACTGTTCCCCTGTCTAAGCGACAATTACGGCGTTCTGATCCACGATCCGGTTACGGGGGTCACCGCTTCCATCGATGCGCCCGACGATGACGCCGTTCGCAGGGAACTTGAAAGCGCGGGCTGGACGCTGACGCATATTCTCGTCACGCATCATCATTGGGATCATATCCAGGGACTTCAAGCCCTGAAGCGGGGCACGAACTGCATCGTCTACGCCCCCGCCCGGGAAGCCGCCGAAATCCCCGTTCTCGATGTCGAGGTGCATCAGGACGATTGCGTGCCCTTCGGGCGGTTCGAGGTGGAGGTGATCGAAACGCCGGGCCACACTCCGGGTCATGTCGCCTACTTCATCCCCGACGCCATTCAGGCCGAGATCGCAGGCCAGAAAAGCGGGCTGGCGTTCGTCGGCGACACACTTTTTTCAGTCGGATGCGGCCGCGTGAACGACGGTCGTTACTCCGACATGTGGCACTCGCTCGAAAAGCTGATGCGGCTGCCGGAGCGCACGCTCCTCTATGTCGGCCATGAATACACGCAGTCGAACATCAAATTCGCGCTTTCGGTTGAGCCGGAGAACATCGCGCTGCACAAGCGCAAGGAGGAGGTTGACCGGCTCCGGGCCGACGGCAAACCCACGCTGCCGGTCACGCTTGCCAAGGAGCTCGAGACGAACCCGTTCCTGCGGCCGTTCAGTCCTGAAATCCGCAAATCGCTCGGCATCGGCCCGGACGTGTCCGACGAGTCCGTGTTCGAGGAATTGCGGCGGCGCAAGGACCGCTTCTGA
- a CDS encoding methyltransferase domain-containing protein has protein sequence MYDDVSHLRDFYASPLGQLARRIITHRVRARWDNLSGLDVVGLGYAAPYLRAFDGEARTTAALMPYRQGAVQWPSEGPFRAALVSETALPMRDKSVDCMLVVHGLEHVDARHDYLREIWRVLMPRGRLILVAPNRRGAWARFESTPFGHGRPYSLRQIEDLLRDALFEPVGVTPCLFAPPFRARHLPFAATAWERVGARLWPAFAGVLIVEAVKMAYAEVRVSVKKRAFASMPALNGLSPAHRRPGDGRKPRSPAFRGDSTGD, from the coding sequence ATGTATGATGATGTCTCGCACCTCAGGGATTTTTACGCTTCGCCACTCGGGCAACTCGCGCGCCGCATCATCACGCACCGCGTGCGTGCGCGGTGGGATAATTTAAGCGGGCTGGATGTCGTGGGGCTTGGCTACGCGGCTCCTTATCTTCGCGCGTTCGACGGAGAGGCGAGAACCACGGCCGCGCTGATGCCTTATCGGCAGGGCGCCGTGCAATGGCCGAGCGAAGGCCCTTTCCGCGCGGCCCTCGTCTCCGAAACCGCGCTGCCGATGCGAGACAAGTCCGTGGATTGCATGCTCGTCGTGCATGGCCTCGAACATGTGGACGCCCGTCACGATTATCTCCGCGAAATCTGGCGCGTGCTGATGCCTCGCGGCCGGCTGATCCTCGTCGCGCCGAACCGCCGCGGCGCGTGGGCACGCTTCGAGTCCACGCCCTTCGGGCATGGGCGGCCCTACAGTCTCCGGCAGATCGAAGACCTGCTGCGAGATGCGCTGTTCGAGCCCGTGGGCGTGACGCCGTGCCTGTTCGCGCCGCCCTTTCGCGCCCGCCATCTGCCGTTTGCCGCAACCGCGTGGGAGCGTGTCGGCGCCAGGCTCTGGCCCGCTTTCGCGGGGGTGCTGATCGTGGAAGCGGTCAAGATGGCTTATGCCGAGGTGCGCGTTTCGGTGAAGAAGCGCGCCTTTGCGTCGATGCCGGCGTTGAACGGCCTGAGCCCTGCCCATCGTCGCCCCGGCGACGGGCGCAAGCCTCGCTCGCCCGCTTTCCGCGGCGATTCAACCGGCGATTGA
- a CDS encoding cysteine rich repeat-containing protein — translation MPKLRICAVMMALAVLGSGQAVAQADLKAVCKADYSKFCSDVTPGGGRIIACLKSHEKELQPACAAGLKERDARKEGEQRR, via the coding sequence ATGCCAAAACTCAGGATTTGCGCGGTAATGATGGCGCTTGCGGTTCTCGGTTCCGGCCAAGCCGTCGCGCAAGCCGACCTCAAGGCGGTCTGCAAGGCGGATTATTCGAAATTCTGTTCGGACGTGACGCCGGGTGGCGGTCGCATCATCGCCTGCCTGAAAAGCCATGAAAAAGAGTTGCAGCCCGCTTGCGCCGCCGGACTCAAGGAACGGGACGCAAGAAAAGAAGGCGAACAACGGCGCTGA